A window from Ignavibacteriota bacterium encodes these proteins:
- the plsY gene encoding glycerol-3-phosphate 1-O-acyltransferase PlsY has translation MPNLLFIIVLSYLVGSIPISIILTKLVKGVDVRNFGSGNAGGTNVSRVLGKKYGVLTIILDAFKGVIAVVFISRLYFGNFPFPNNTPFDDFTLIQIIAGISAVIGHIWTIFAGFKGGKGIATGLGVLVSIVTLDMIMALGVFLIVVYFSKYISLASMSAAVSVPLIMIIRENIFGVDIPSYHNILPFVIALALLVIYTHRANVDRLIKGSENKISLFKKKLNN, from the coding sequence ATGCCAAATCTTCTTTTTATAATTGTTTTATCATATTTAGTTGGATCAATACCAATAAGCATAATCTTAACAAAACTTGTTAAAGGTGTTGATGTACGCAATTTTGGAAGTGGAAATGCAGGTGGAACGAATGTTTCTCGCGTACTTGGTAAAAAATATGGAGTTTTAACAATTATTTTAGATGCATTCAAAGGTGTAATTGCTGTAGTTTTTATTTCAAGATTATACTTTGGTAATTTTCCTTTCCCAAATAATACTCCATTTGATGATTTTACATTGATTCAAATTATTGCAGGAATTTCTGCCGTAATCGGACATATTTGGACAATATTTGCAGGATTCAAAGGTGGAAAAGGAATTGCAACCGGATTAGGCGTTTTAGTTTCAATTGTTACTTTAGATATGATAATGGCTTTAGGTGTATTTTTAATTGTCGTCTATTTTTCAAAATATATTTCTTTAGCTTCAATGTCAGCAGCAGTTTCTGTTCCCTTAATCATGATCATTAGAGAAAATATTTTTGGTGTTGATATTCCAAGCTACCATAATATCTTACCATTTGTAATTGCTTTAGCTTTGTTAGTTATTTACACTCATCGAGCAAATGTTGATAGATTAATAAAAGGAAGTGAAAACAAAATTTCACTATTCAAAAAAAAATTAAATAATTAA
- the ispD gene encoding 2-C-methyl-D-erythritol 4-phosphate cytidylyltransferase: protein MSNIVIIPSAGSGSRFNSPIPKQYVKVLGKELIVYTFEIFQNCNEIDEIIIPAEKKYFEFLLSLKEKYNITKISKIIEGGKERQNSVYNGLTSKKFHDEDLILVHDAARPLLSQSLLKNSLKVAEKFDSIVIAIRARDTLISGNEIVENYEDRSKIYYAQTPQIFRFKILIKAFNIAIKQNFMATDESMLVKNAGFDVKIVNGEFTNFKVTENNDLDLVEKLIKNFS, encoded by the coding sequence ATGAGCAATATTGTTATAATTCCTTCTGCTGGTTCAGGCTCAAGATTTAATTCCCCAATTCCAAAACAATACGTTAAGGTTTTGGGGAAAGAGTTAATTGTTTACACATTTGAAATATTTCAAAATTGTAATGAAATTGATGAAATTATAATCCCAGCAGAAAAAAAATATTTTGAATTTCTACTTTCACTTAAAGAAAAATATAATATCACAAAAATCTCAAAAATAATTGAAGGTGGAAAAGAAAGACAAAATTCAGTTTACAATGGATTAACTTCAAAAAAATTTCATGATGAGGATTTAATTCTCGTTCACGATGCTGCTCGTCCACTTTTATCTCAATCACTGCTTAAGAATTCTTTAAAAGTAGCTGAAAAATTCGATAGTATTGTAATTGCAATTAGAGCAAGAGATACACTAATCAGCGGAAATGAAATTGTAGAAAATTATGAAGATAGATCAAAAATTTATTATGCTCAAACTCCACAAATTTTTAGATTTAAAATATTAATCAAAGCTTTTAATATTGCTATAAAACAAAATTTCATGGCAACGGATGAATCGATGCTTGTTAAAAACGCAGGATTTGATGTGAAAATTGTTAACGGTGAATTTACAAATTTTAAAGTAACTGAAAACAACGATCTAGATTTAGTAGAAAAATTAATTAAAAATTTTTCTTAA